The genomic window GATCGACGAGCGACGGGACTGTACCGGGGACCGTCGTAAGACGCTCGCGGTCGTCACCGAGACGGGGGATCGAGGCCAGCAGCCCGACGGTGTAGGGATGTTTGGGGTCGTAGTAGAGCTCCTCGACCGGTGCGCGTTCGACGATCTCCCCGGCGTACTGCACCAGCACCCGATCGCACAGCTCCGCGACGATCCCGAGGTCGTGGGTGACGAGTTGGATCGCCGTGTCCGATTCCCGCGCGAGGTCGTCGAGCAACTCGAGGATGCCGGCCTGGACGGTGACGTCGAGCCCGGTCGTCGGTTCGTCGCAGACGAGCAGGTCGGGATCGCATGACAACGCCATCGCGATGACGGCCCGCTGTTGCATCCCGCCGGAGAACTCGTGCGGGTAGTCCGCGTACCGCGCGGCCGGCTCCGGAATGCCGACCTGCTCGAGGAGGTCGATCGCTCGGTCGCGAGCCGCGCGGTCGGACACGTCCTCGTGGGCGCGGATCGCCTCGGCGATCTGTTCGCCGACGGTGTAGACCGGGTTGAGCGCCGCGTCGGCGTCCTGAAACACCATCGCGATCTCGTCGCCCCGAATCTCCCTGAGTTCGTCGGTCGAACACTCGAGGAGGTTCCGGCCGTCGAGGCGGATCTCGCCGCCGACGATCTCGCCGGGCGCTCGAATCAGGCGCAGCAACGCGAGGCTGGCGACGCTCTTGCCGGCCCCGCTCTCGCCGACCAGCCCGACCGCCTCGCCCCGGCGGATCTCGTAGCTGATGCCGTCGACCGCCCGGACCACGCCGTCGTCCGTGTAAAACTGGACGGTGAGATCCTCGACCTCGAGCAGCGACATCAGCGCATCCGCCTCCGTTCGTCGCTCGCGTCTCGGTGCGGGTCGAGGGCGTCGTTGATCCCGTCGCCCACGAGGTTGATCGCCAGCACGAACAGGAAGATCGCGAACCCAGGGAAGGCGGTGACGTGCCAGTGGCCCTGCACGAGCGAGTCCCGACCCCGCGAGAGCATCGCGCCCCACTCGGCGCTCCCGGGCTCGAGACCGAGTCCGAGGAAGCCAAGCGCCGCCGCGGCGAGGACGACCGTCCCGACGTTTAACGTCGCCTGCACGACGACCGGCGCGATGGCGTTCGGAACGACGTGTCGCCGGATGATGGCCCGATCGGGGACGCCGAGCGCGCTTGCGGCCGTCACGTACTCGCGTTCGCGGACCGAGAGGATTTCGCCGCGTAACAGTCTGGCGTAGCCGATCCAGCCGGTGACGACGAGCGCCAGCACCACCGTCCAGAACCCCCCGCCGAGGATCGGGATCGGCTCGAGGATCGGGACGATCGCGATCGCGAGGACCAGAAACGGGAAGGCGTAGAGCACGTCGACGATCCGCATAACGACCTCGTCGACCCAGCCGCCGAAATACCCCGCGATCGCGCCGAGAGGGATTCCGACACACAGCGCCAGTACGACGGCGACGAGGCCGATTCCCAGCGTGTAGCGCCCGCCGACGAGTACCCGGGCGAGTTGGTCTCGCCCAGCCCAGTCGGTTCCGAAGGGATGGTCCCACGAGGGCGGCGCGTTCGCTGCCCCGACGGCCGGCTGAGACGGATCGTGCGGGGCCAGCGAGAACGGCTGAAGGGTGATCGTGTACTCCGCCGTCGAGACTTCGATCGGCCGAGCGAAGACCGCGAGCACCGCCATGCCGACGATGATAGCCAGTCCGATCATCGCCGTGCGATTCCGGCGAAACCGGTGCCACGCGTCCGCGAGGCGGTGGTGCTCCGTTCCCTCGAGTGCGGGTTCCGCCGGCTCCGTCGCTCCCGTTGCCCCAGTCGCCCCCGTCGGTGATTGGGGTCCCGCATCGGGACGCTCAGGAGAGCCGTCACTGTCGCGCTGCGACGAGTCGGCGTCGTCGAAGCCGACGATGCAAATCCGGCCGCGTTCGGTGGTGGGTCGTCGGTCACTCATAGTCAGTATCGAATGCGGGGATCGAGGACGGCGTAGATGATGTCGACGAGCAGGTTCACGAGGACGATCGAGACGCCGATGACCAGCACGGCGGCCTGAATGACGGGGTAGTTTCGCTGCAGGATCGACTGGACCAGCAGCCGCCCCATGCCCGGCCACGAGAAGATCTGTTCGACGACGACGGCACCGTCGACCAGAAACGCCAGCTGGAGGCCGGCGACGGTCACGACCGGGAGCAGGGAGTTCCGCAGAACGTGTTTCAGGATCACCGTTCGCTCGCGGAGCCCCTTCGCGCGTGCGGTCCGGACGTATCCCGCCTCGAGCTCCCGCAGCATCGACGAACGGAGCAAGCGCGTGACGAGCGC from Natrinema versiforme includes these protein-coding regions:
- a CDS encoding ABC transporter ATP-binding protein — encoded protein: MSLLEVEDLTVQFYTDDGVVRAVDGISYEIRRGEAVGLVGESGAGKSVASLALLRLIRAPGEIVGGEIRLDGRNLLECSTDELREIRGDEIAMVFQDADAALNPVYTVGEQIAEAIRAHEDVSDRAARDRAIDLLEQVGIPEPAARYADYPHEFSGGMQQRAVIAMALSCDPDLLVCDEPTTGLDVTVQAGILELLDDLARESDTAIQLVTHDLGIVAELCDRVLVQYAGEIVERAPVEELYYDPKHPYTVGLLASIPRLGDDRERLTTVPGTVPSLVDPPTGCRFHPRCPYAEDACARRSPPLVGTDSETPAAEADPDAHLAACLEYTGDLKGGLDYEVRVRDEPATERSDRDHGGETR
- a CDS encoding ABC transporter permease, with protein sequence MSDRRPTTERGRICIVGFDDADSSQRDSDGSPERPDAGPQSPTGATGATGATEPAEPALEGTEHHRLADAWHRFRRNRTAMIGLAIIVGMAVLAVFARPIEVSTAEYTITLQPFSLAPHDPSQPAVGAANAPPSWDHPFGTDWAGRDQLARVLVGGRYTLGIGLVAVVLALCVGIPLGAIAGYFGGWVDEVVMRIVDVLYAFPFLVLAIAIVPILEPIPILGGGFWTVVLALVVTGWIGYARLLRGEILSVREREYVTAASALGVPDRAIIRRHVVPNAIAPVVVQATLNVGTVVLAAAALGFLGLGLEPGSAEWGAMLSRGRDSLVQGHWHVTAFPGFAIFLFVLAINLVGDGINDALDPHRDASDERRRMR